The following are from one region of the Achromobacter xylosoxidans genome:
- the rtcA gene encoding RNA 3'-terminal phosphate cyclase — MKVIEIDGAAGEGGGQLLRTSLALSMCTGQPFAMTRIRAGRAKPGLMRQHLGCVNAAAEISGARTQGAELNSQSLSFAPGKPRAGDYRFHLGTAGSCGLLLQTLWPALMMADAPSRLSLGGGTHNPAAPPFHFLARSYAPLLGRLGARAELNLRRLGFYPAGGGEIDVSIWPAADALEPFDLTERGAPAARYAECYAPALPRAVARRELEHLGEALGWTAEQLRVAPARQHEGPGNALLATLEHEHVCEVYTRFGAKGVGAEQVAQELAQDLRGYLDSDAALGPYLADQWALPLALAVWRRGRPARYTCTELTAHAHSNFAVIQQFLPVKFAAVPQGAGWRVSVEPA, encoded by the coding sequence ATGAAAGTGATAGAAATCGACGGGGCCGCCGGAGAGGGCGGCGGCCAACTCCTGCGGACGTCGCTGGCGCTGTCCATGTGCACGGGCCAGCCGTTCGCCATGACCCGCATCCGGGCGGGGCGGGCCAAGCCCGGGCTGATGCGGCAGCATCTGGGCTGCGTCAACGCCGCGGCCGAGATCAGCGGCGCGCGCACGCAGGGCGCGGAATTGAACTCGCAGTCGCTGAGCTTCGCGCCAGGCAAACCGCGGGCGGGTGACTACCGTTTCCATCTGGGCACGGCGGGCAGTTGCGGACTGCTGCTGCAGACGCTGTGGCCGGCCCTGATGATGGCGGACGCGCCCAGCCGCCTGTCGCTGGGCGGCGGCACGCATAACCCGGCCGCGCCGCCGTTCCATTTCCTGGCGCGCAGCTATGCGCCCCTGCTGGGGCGGCTCGGCGCGCGGGCGGAACTGAACCTGCGCCGATTGGGCTTCTACCCCGCAGGCGGCGGCGAGATCGACGTCTCGATCTGGCCTGCCGCCGACGCGCTGGAGCCGTTCGACCTGACCGAGCGCGGCGCGCCCGCCGCGCGCTACGCCGAGTGTTATGCGCCAGCCCTGCCGCGCGCGGTCGCGCGGCGCGAACTGGAGCATCTGGGCGAGGCGCTGGGCTGGACCGCGGAGCAGTTGCGCGTCGCGCCCGCGCGCCAGCACGAGGGGCCGGGCAACGCGCTGCTGGCGACGCTGGAGCACGAGCACGTTTGCGAGGTCTACACCCGTTTCGGCGCCAAGGGCGTGGGCGCTGAGCAGGTGGCCCAGGAGCTGGCGCAGGACCTGCGCGGCTATCTGGATAGTGACGCGGCGCTGGGGCCGTACCTGGCGGATCAGTGGGCCTTGCCGCTGGCCCTGGCCGTCTGGCGCCGTGGCCGGCCCGCGCGCTACACCTGTACCGAACTGACCGCGCATGCGCACAGCAACTTCGCGGTCATCCAGCAGTTTTTGCCGGTGAAGTTCGCCGCCGTCCCGCAAGGCGCGGGCTGGCGCGTATCGGTCGAGCCCGCCTAG
- a CDS encoding LysR family transcriptional regulator, whose product MQEISQVRLKYFNEVMACGSIRGAADKLDTAASVISRQIQVLEKELGVQLFERRSRGLTPTEAADMLLEYHRGCRAQQEHLNARLQELRGMQRGNVQLMISEGFIDGLMEHVVGPFCIEYPQINISVNVGSVNEVVEAVASDAAHIGLAYNPPVDPRLRCRASRKHPVCLLAGRGHALASRPGPLTIADIMPYPFALMSAPYGLRQAVDLLEFTERIHLTPSLTTNSLRVLKQYAMTGAGVTLMPNLGVHHELASGELVAIPIAHPILSAPECQALLRLGRPLSSAANEVMRRIEQRLPAFSGG is encoded by the coding sequence ATGCAGGAAATCAGCCAGGTCCGCCTGAAGTACTTCAACGAGGTCATGGCCTGCGGCTCGATACGGGGCGCGGCCGACAAGCTGGATACGGCGGCCTCGGTCATCAGCCGGCAGATCCAGGTGCTGGAAAAGGAGCTGGGCGTGCAACTGTTCGAGCGGCGCTCGCGCGGACTGACGCCCACCGAGGCCGCCGACATGCTGCTGGAGTACCACCGCGGCTGCCGCGCCCAGCAGGAACACCTGAACGCGCGCCTGCAGGAATTGCGCGGCATGCAGCGCGGCAACGTGCAGCTGATGATCAGCGAAGGCTTCATCGACGGCTTGATGGAGCACGTGGTCGGACCGTTCTGCATCGAATATCCGCAGATCAACATCAGCGTCAACGTCGGTTCGGTCAACGAGGTGGTCGAGGCGGTGGCTTCGGACGCGGCCCACATCGGGCTGGCCTACAACCCGCCGGTGGACCCGCGGCTGCGCTGCCGCGCCAGCCGCAAGCATCCGGTCTGCCTGCTGGCGGGGCGCGGCCACGCCTTGGCCTCGCGTCCAGGGCCGCTGACCATCGCCGACATCATGCCGTATCCCTTCGCGCTGATGTCCGCGCCCTACGGGCTGCGCCAGGCGGTGGACCTGCTGGAATTCACCGAGCGCATCCACCTGACGCCCAGCCTCACCACCAATTCGCTGCGCGTACTGAAGCAGTACGCAATGACGGGGGCCGGCGTGACGCTGATGCCGAACCTGGGCGTGCATCATGAGCTGGCCAGCGGCGAACTGGTGGCGATTCCGATCGCGCATCCCATCCTGAGCGCGCCCGAATGCCAGGCGCTCCTGCGGCTGGGAAGGCCGCTGTCGTCCGCCGCCAATGAGGTCATGCGGCGCATCGAACAACGCCTGCCGGCGTTCTCGGGCGGCTGA
- a CDS encoding vWA domain-containing protein, with protein sequence MVNTQLFQSLRGALLPAALDANQERAPAYEFGPRHQLAQLAVTGCLRQTFYAQAQDQLDRVLALAASVDPAFVAKTAIHARESGYMKDMPALLAAILAVRDLSLLAQVFPRVVDNGKMLRNFVQILRSGAVGRKSLGTRPKKLVQRWLLQATEKQLLNAAVGNAPSLADVVKMVHPKPAEAWRAAWFAWLIGKPYDEAALPPATQAFERYKRDATGVPPDVPFQMLTSLEMGPAQWAQVARAGSWQMVRQNLNTFARHGVFELPGMAKAIAAKLRDPQAVTQARVLPYQLMSAFKATGEAVPAVVRDALQDAMELAIANVPRFSGRVVVCPDVSGSMQSAVTGWAGSATSAVRCIDVAALVAAAVLRKNGRARVLPFECDVVDVRLNPRDSVMTNAQKLAEVGGGGTSCSAPLACLNRERAKVDLVILVSDNESWMDARRQGATETMRQWETLKQRNPRARLVCIDIQPQATTQASERFDILNVGGFSDAVFEMVASFAEGRMGAEHWIGEIEAVSLGVQ encoded by the coding sequence ATGGTCAACACGCAACTCTTCCAATCCCTGCGCGGCGCGCTGCTGCCGGCAGCCTTGGACGCCAATCAGGAACGGGCGCCGGCCTATGAATTCGGCCCGCGCCATCAACTGGCCCAGCTTGCCGTTACCGGCTGCCTGCGCCAGACGTTCTACGCCCAGGCGCAGGATCAGCTGGATCGCGTGCTGGCACTGGCCGCGAGCGTAGATCCGGCCTTCGTGGCCAAGACGGCGATCCATGCCCGCGAATCCGGCTACATGAAGGACATGCCGGCGCTGCTGGCCGCAATCCTGGCCGTGCGCGACCTGAGCCTGCTGGCCCAGGTGTTCCCGCGAGTGGTGGACAACGGCAAGATGCTGCGCAACTTCGTGCAGATCCTGCGCAGCGGGGCCGTGGGCCGCAAGTCGCTGGGCACTCGGCCGAAAAAGCTGGTGCAGCGCTGGTTGCTGCAAGCCACGGAAAAACAGTTGCTTAACGCGGCCGTGGGCAATGCGCCGTCGCTCGCCGACGTGGTGAAGATGGTGCATCCCAAGCCTGCCGAGGCCTGGCGCGCGGCCTGGTTCGCCTGGCTGATCGGCAAGCCCTATGACGAAGCCGCGTTGCCGCCCGCGACGCAGGCGTTTGAGCGCTACAAGCGCGATGCCACGGGCGTGCCGCCGGACGTGCCGTTCCAGATGCTGACCTCGCTCGAGATGGGGCCGGCACAGTGGGCCCAGGTCGCGCGGGCCGGGTCCTGGCAGATGGTGCGCCAGAACCTGAATACCTTTGCGCGGCACGGGGTGTTCGAGCTGCCGGGCATGGCGAAGGCCATTGCCGCCAAGCTGCGCGATCCGCAGGCCGTGACCCAGGCGCGGGTGTTGCCGTACCAGCTCATGTCGGCCTTCAAGGCGACGGGCGAGGCGGTTCCGGCGGTGGTGCGGGATGCGCTGCAGGACGCGATGGAGCTGGCGATCGCCAACGTGCCCCGCTTCAGCGGTCGTGTGGTCGTGTGTCCCGACGTGTCGGGGTCGATGCAGTCCGCGGTAACGGGCTGGGCCGGGTCGGCGACGTCGGCGGTGCGCTGCATCGACGTGGCGGCCTTGGTGGCGGCCGCCGTGCTGCGCAAGAACGGCCGCGCCCGGGTGCTGCCGTTCGAGTGCGACGTGGTCGATGTGCGGTTGAACCCGCGCGATTCGGTCATGACCAACGCCCAGAAGCTGGCTGAAGTCGGCGGAGGCGGCACCAGCTGCAGCGCGCCGCTGGCTTGCCTGAACCGGGAACGGGCCAAGGTGGACCTGGTGATCCTGGTCTCGGACAACGAGTCCTGGATGGATGCGCGGCGCCAGGGAGCGACCGAAACCATGCGCCAGTGGGAGACGCTGAAACAGCGCAACCCGCGCGCGCGGCTGGTGTGTATCGATATCCAGCCGCAGGCGACCACGCAGGCGTCGGAACGTTTCGACATTCTGAACGTGGGCGGTTTTTCCGACGCCGTGTTCGAGATGGTGGCAAGCTTCGCCGAAGGACGGATGGGCGCCGAGCACTGGATCGGCGAGATCGAGGCCGTGTCGCTGGGAGTCCAGTAG
- a CDS encoding nucleotidyltransferase domain-containing protein, with translation MKQESVMSAHPVSDDMRALIAEKLADIERQHQVTVLYACESGSRGWGFASPDSDYDVRFVYVHRLSWYLTVLPGRDVIEQPISGDLDINGWDLRKTLGLLRDSNPTLLEWLRSPIVYRAVEPWAPRLRALAEEEFSLVRGYHHYVSMARKNLREHLLGEVVRYKKYLYVLRPLLAARWIRDGRGAPPMRFAELASATLTDQALLDELNALLEVKMRAGEAATSPRWPGLHDFILRELETAQAHVPVAGDRPDLSRLDQYLHDAVLHFDAGPE, from the coding sequence ATGAAGCAGGAAAGCGTCATGAGCGCGCATCCGGTGTCGGACGACATGCGCGCGCTCATCGCCGAGAAACTCGCCGACATCGAGCGCCAGCACCAGGTGACGGTGCTGTACGCCTGCGAGTCGGGCAGCCGGGGCTGGGGTTTCGCCTCGCCCGATAGCGACTACGACGTGCGTTTCGTCTACGTGCACCGGCTGTCCTGGTACCTGACCGTGCTGCCGGGGCGCGACGTCATCGAACAACCCATCAGCGGCGACCTGGACATCAACGGCTGGGACCTGCGCAAGACCCTGGGACTGCTGCGCGATTCCAATCCCACGCTGCTGGAATGGCTGCGTTCGCCCATCGTCTATCGCGCCGTCGAGCCCTGGGCGCCGCGCCTGCGGGCGCTGGCCGAAGAGGAGTTCTCGCTGGTCCGCGGCTATCACCATTACGTGTCCATGGCCCGCAAGAATCTGCGCGAGCATCTGCTGGGCGAGGTCGTGCGCTACAAGAAGTACCTGTACGTGCTGCGGCCGCTGCTGGCGGCGCGCTGGATCAGGGACGGACGCGGCGCGCCGCCCATGCGCTTTGCCGAGCTGGCGAGCGCGACGCTGACCGACCAGGCGCTGCTCGATGAACTCAACGCCTTGCTGGAGGTGAAGATGCGCGCCGGAGAGGCCGCGACCAGCCCGCGCTGGCCGGGCCTGCACGACTTCATCCTGCGCGAGTTGGAAACGGCGCAGGCGCACGTTCCGGTTGCGGGCGACAGGCCGGACCTGTCGCGGCTGGATCAGTACCTGCACGATGCCGTCCTGCATTTCGATGCCGGACCCGAGTGA
- the speG gene encoding spermidine N1-acetyltransferase, producing the protein MSVTTDIKIRPLERGDLHFVHKINNNDVIMRYWFEEPYEAYDELVALYDRHLHDQNERRFIIEHDTGQPAGLVELVEIDYIHRRAEFQIIIAPSYQGRGYAKAATRIAVGYAFRVLNLHKVYLVVDKDNTAAVHIYERCGFQIEGLLKEEFFSNGGYRDAYRMALLQHDHLRDVGPGAPDAPVLRDWPQEEQAG; encoded by the coding sequence ATGTCGGTCACAACCGATATCAAAATACGCCCCCTGGAGCGTGGCGACCTGCACTTCGTGCACAAGATCAACAATAACGACGTCATCATGCGTTATTGGTTCGAAGAGCCCTACGAGGCCTACGACGAACTGGTCGCCCTGTATGACCGCCACTTGCACGACCAGAACGAGCGGCGCTTCATCATCGAGCACGACACCGGGCAGCCCGCCGGCCTGGTCGAGCTGGTGGAAATCGACTACATCCACCGCCGCGCCGAATTCCAGATCATCATCGCGCCCAGCTATCAGGGCCGGGGCTACGCCAAGGCGGCGACGCGCATCGCGGTGGGCTATGCCTTTCGCGTGCTGAACCTGCACAAGGTCTATCTGGTGGTGGACAAGGACAACACCGCCGCCGTGCACATCTACGAGCGCTGCGGCTTCCAGATCGAAGGGCTGTTGAAGGAAGAGTTCTTTTCCAACGGCGGCTACCGCGACGCCTACCGCATGGCCCTGCTGCAGCACGACCATCTGCGCGACGTGGGGCCTGGCGCGCCGGATGCGCCGGTGCTGCGCGACTGGCCGCAGGAAGAGCAGGCGGGCTGA
- a CDS encoding heavy metal translocating P-type ATPase, whose amino-acid sequence MPAGQGGACCAHDACDAPAKNAQAHAGHDHAGHDHADHSHAGHDHSHDHAGHDHAHGRKHDHSHKHDHGGDACCGHGDGQPFSVSGAGAAALTAGPGQSLARLRIGQMDCPTEETLIRKKLDNMADVHALDFNLMQRVLTVVHAEGALDRVMAAIKSLDMTPEPLADNAPGTPAPAAKPVNWWLIGGAGVLAALSELSHFAGWPLGVTAALAVAAILACGVSTYRKGWIAVRNGNLNINALMSIAVTGAVLIGQWPEAAMVMFLFNVAELIEARSLDRARNAIRGLLDLAPETATVRQANGDWLEVPAAKLQVGDIVRVRPGERIAADGIIVSGSSAVDQSPITGESLPVEKTQNDPVYAATVNAAGSFEYRVTAAAGNTTLARIIHAVEQAQGARAPTQRFIDRFSRIYTPTVVGIAVLVAVLPPLFWSQPWFDAIYRALALLIIACPCALVISTPVSIVSGLTAASRRGILVKGGVYLEEGRNLKWLALDKTGTLTHGKPVQTDIQDWDVSDQSRQPAALVAASLAARSDHPVSLAVANAARDAGTALLDVRDFTALPGRGVSATLDGVTFQLGNRRLMRELGVSSPKLEARLDELERQGKSAIALTDGSRVLAVAAVADTVKPTSAAAIADLHALGVRTLMLTGDNTPTAQAIAQQVGIDEARGDQLPEDKLTAIESKLASGGRVGMVGDGINDAPALARADIGFAMGAAGTGTAIETADVALMDDDLRKIGTFLRLSHATHRVLVQNIALALGIKAVFLTLAMTGNATLWMAVFADVGASLLVVANGLRLLRAAPAAH is encoded by the coding sequence ATGCCCGCCGGGCAAGGCGGCGCCTGCTGCGCGCATGACGCATGCGACGCTCCCGCCAAGAACGCCCAGGCGCATGCCGGACACGATCATGCGGGGCATGATCACGCGGATCACAGCCACGCGGGCCACGATCACAGCCACGACCACGCCGGCCACGATCACGCCCACGGTCGCAAGCACGACCACAGCCACAAGCACGACCACGGCGGCGACGCCTGCTGCGGCCACGGCGACGGCCAGCCCTTCAGCGTCTCGGGCGCCGGCGCGGCCGCGCTTACCGCCGGCCCCGGCCAGTCGCTGGCGCGCCTGCGCATCGGACAGATGGACTGCCCCACCGAGGAAACGCTGATCCGCAAGAAGCTCGACAACATGGCCGACGTGCACGCGTTGGACTTCAACCTGATGCAGCGCGTCCTGACGGTGGTGCATGCCGAAGGCGCGCTGGACCGCGTCATGGCCGCCATCAAGTCGCTGGACATGACGCCCGAGCCCCTGGCCGACAACGCCCCCGGCACACCCGCCCCCGCCGCCAAGCCGGTGAACTGGTGGCTGATCGGCGGCGCCGGCGTCCTGGCGGCGCTGTCGGAACTGTCGCATTTCGCCGGCTGGCCGCTGGGCGTCACCGCGGCCCTGGCCGTGGCCGCCATCCTGGCCTGCGGCGTCAGCACCTACCGCAAGGGCTGGATCGCCGTGCGCAACGGCAACCTCAACATCAATGCCCTGATGAGCATCGCCGTCACTGGCGCCGTGCTGATCGGCCAATGGCCCGAAGCGGCCATGGTGATGTTCCTGTTCAACGTGGCCGAACTGATCGAAGCCCGCTCCCTGGACCGGGCGCGCAACGCCATCCGCGGCCTGCTCGACCTGGCGCCGGAAACCGCCACCGTGCGCCAGGCCAATGGCGACTGGCTGGAAGTGCCCGCCGCCAAATTGCAGGTGGGCGACATCGTGCGGGTGCGCCCGGGCGAACGCATCGCGGCCGATGGCATCATCGTCAGCGGCAGCTCGGCGGTGGACCAGTCCCCCATCACCGGTGAAAGCCTGCCGGTGGAAAAGACACAGAACGACCCGGTCTACGCGGCTACCGTGAACGCCGCGGGTTCCTTCGAATACCGCGTCACCGCAGCGGCGGGCAACACCACGCTGGCGCGCATCATCCACGCCGTCGAACAGGCGCAAGGCGCGCGCGCGCCGACCCAGCGCTTCATCGACCGCTTCTCGCGCATCTATACGCCGACCGTGGTGGGCATCGCGGTGCTGGTGGCGGTGCTGCCCCCGCTGTTCTGGAGCCAGCCCTGGTTCGACGCGATCTACCGCGCCCTGGCGCTGTTGATCATCGCCTGCCCCTGCGCGCTGGTCATTTCCACCCCGGTCAGCATCGTCAGCGGCCTGACCGCGGCCTCGCGCCGCGGCATCCTGGTCAAGGGCGGCGTGTATCTCGAAGAAGGCCGCAACCTGAAATGGCTGGCGCTGGACAAGACCGGCACGCTGACCCACGGCAAGCCGGTGCAGACCGACATCCAGGATTGGGATGTGTCCGACCAAAGCCGCCAACCGGCCGCGCTGGTCGCCGCCAGCCTGGCCGCCCGCTCCGACCACCCGGTGTCGCTGGCCGTGGCCAATGCCGCGCGCGACGCCGGCACGGCCTTGCTGGACGTGCGGGACTTCACCGCCCTGCCCGGCCGCGGCGTCAGCGCCACGCTGGACGGCGTGACCTTCCAGCTGGGCAACCGCCGCCTGATGCGCGAACTGGGCGTCTCCAGCCCCAAGCTGGAAGCGCGCCTGGATGAACTGGAACGCCAGGGCAAGAGCGCCATCGCGCTGACCGACGGCAGCCGCGTGCTGGCCGTGGCCGCCGTGGCCGACACGGTCAAGCCGACCAGCGCCGCCGCCATCGCGGACCTGCACGCCCTGGGCGTGCGCACCCTGATGCTGACGGGCGACAACACGCCCACGGCGCAAGCCATCGCGCAACAGGTCGGTATCGACGAAGCCCGCGGCGACCAGTTGCCCGAAGACAAGCTGACCGCCATCGAAAGCAAGCTGGCGTCGGGCGGCCGCGTCGGCATGGTGGGCGACGGCATCAACGACGCCCCCGCCCTGGCCCGCGCCGACATCGGCTTCGCCATGGGCGCGGCCGGCACCGGTACCGCCATCGAAACGGCCGACGTCGCCCTGATGGACGACGACCTGCGCAAGATCGGCACCTTCCTGCGCCTGTCCCACGCCACGCATCGCGTGCTGGTGCAGAACATCGCGCTGGCGCTGGGCATCAAGGCCGTGTTCCTGACCTTGGCCATGACCGGCAACGCCACGCTGTGGATGGCGGTGTTCGCCGACGTTGGCGCCAGCCTGCTGGTGGTGGCGAACGGCTTGCGGCTGTTGCGGGCGGCGCCTGCCGCCCACTAG
- a CDS encoding RtcB family protein yields MSNQNYNVEEIAGGVPVKMWTKGVPVEDDAKRQLANAARLPIVFKHIAAMPDVHLGIGATVGSVIPTVKAIIPAAVGVDIGCGMMAAKTTLRAEDLPDNLGPLRAAIEQAVPHGSAPRGRRDTGSWENPPVSVDQVWATLADEFDALCELHPRLRNTNNRKHLGTLGTGNHFIEVCLDEAGFVWFMLHSGSRGVGNAIGTHFIELAKKDAQRHQSNLPDENLAYFEEGAQYFGHYVRAVSWAQQFALRNREVMMANLIATVRKVIAKPFESHVEAVNCHHNYVQRERHFGEDVFVTRKGAVSAKRGELGIIPGSMGARSYIVRGLGNPESFESCSHGAGRVMSRTKAKKMYTVQDQVRATAGVECRKDANVIDEIPMAYKDIDAVMAAQRDLVEVVHTLKQVVCVKG; encoded by the coding sequence ATGTCGAATCAGAACTACAACGTCGAGGAAATCGCTGGCGGCGTGCCGGTGAAAATGTGGACCAAGGGCGTGCCCGTCGAAGACGACGCCAAGCGCCAGCTGGCGAACGCCGCCCGTCTGCCCATCGTGTTCAAGCACATCGCGGCCATGCCGGACGTGCACTTGGGCATCGGCGCGACCGTGGGATCCGTGATCCCGACGGTCAAGGCCATCATCCCGGCGGCGGTGGGCGTGGACATCGGTTGCGGCATGATGGCCGCCAAGACCACGCTGCGCGCCGAGGACCTGCCCGACAACCTGGGCCCGCTGCGTGCGGCCATCGAGCAGGCCGTGCCGCACGGCTCGGCGCCGCGCGGACGTCGCGACACGGGCAGCTGGGAGAACCCGCCCGTGTCGGTGGACCAGGTCTGGGCCACGCTGGCAGACGAGTTCGATGCCTTGTGCGAGCTGCATCCGCGTCTGCGCAACACCAACAACCGCAAGCACCTGGGCACGCTGGGCACGGGCAATCACTTCATCGAGGTTTGCCTGGATGAGGCGGGCTTTGTGTGGTTCATGCTGCACTCGGGTTCGCGCGGCGTGGGCAACGCCATCGGCACGCATTTCATCGAGCTGGCCAAGAAGGACGCGCAGCGCCACCAGAGCAATCTGCCGGACGAGAACCTGGCCTACTTCGAGGAAGGCGCCCAGTATTTCGGCCACTATGTGCGCGCGGTGTCGTGGGCGCAGCAGTTCGCGCTGCGCAACCGCGAGGTGATGATGGCCAACCTGATCGCGACGGTGCGCAAGGTCATCGCCAAGCCCTTCGAGTCGCACGTGGAGGCGGTGAACTGCCACCACAACTACGTGCAGCGCGAACGCCACTTCGGCGAGGACGTGTTCGTGACCCGCAAGGGCGCGGTCAGCGCCAAGCGCGGCGAACTGGGCATCATCCCGGGCAGCATGGGGGCGCGCAGCTACATCGTGCGCGGCCTGGGCAACCCGGAGAGCTTCGAGAGCTGCAGCCACGGCGCGGGCCGCGTCATGAGCCGCACCAAGGCAAAGAAGATGTACACGGTGCAAGACCAGGTCCGCGCAACAGCAGGCGTGGAATGCCGCAAGGACGCCAATGTCATCGACGAAATTCCGATGGCCTACAAGGACATCGACGCCGTCATGGCGGCGCAGCGCGACCTGGTGGAAGTGGTGCACACCCTGAAGCAGGTGGTGTGCGTGAAAGGCTGA
- the rtcR gene encoding RNA repair transcriptional activator RtcR, producing MQKKNVVIGFLGTQLDAGQGAGRWAKWRPTVSLVQHEDTLIHRLELFYPTRYKALAQVMQQDIANLSPDTIVNLIPMDFADPWDFGEMYGALYDWTRGYRFDPEREQYWAHITTGTHVAQICMFLMVESRAIPGVLLQTAPPRKQAGEGPGKYTLIDLDLSRYDVLARRFSQAREDALQFLKSGIATRNKAFNTLIEEIERVAVRSQAPILLTGPTGAGKSHLARRMYELKKSRHQVQGEFVEVNCATLRGDGAASTLFGHKKGAFTGAAADRAGLLRTAHQGVLFLDEIGELGLDEQAMLLKAVEEKRFLPMGSDRETSSDFQLIAGTHRDLRVDVAQGRFREDLYARINLWSYDLPGLAQRPEDIEPNVDHLLMRSAEETGAVVRFNAEARTRYLKFARSSEAKWIGNFRDLSASITRLATLADGGRIPLELVEAEIQRLNWLWQRGAPADRDGDRTRLDALLPADAVDGLDLFDRLQLQAVIGVCRQSDSLSEAGRKLYNRSRAQRTVVNDADRLRKYLLKFGLNWESVSGREG from the coding sequence ATGCAAAAGAAGAACGTCGTCATCGGCTTCCTCGGCACCCAGCTGGATGCCGGCCAGGGTGCAGGCCGCTGGGCGAAATGGCGGCCCACGGTATCGCTGGTCCAGCACGAAGACACGCTGATCCACAGGCTCGAACTGTTCTATCCGACGCGCTACAAGGCGCTGGCCCAGGTGATGCAGCAGGACATCGCCAACCTGTCGCCCGACACCATCGTGAACCTGATCCCGATGGACTTCGCCGATCCCTGGGATTTTGGCGAAATGTACGGGGCGCTCTACGACTGGACGCGCGGCTATCGTTTCGACCCGGAGCGCGAGCAGTACTGGGCGCACATCACCACCGGCACGCACGTCGCGCAGATCTGCATGTTCCTGATGGTGGAGTCGCGCGCCATTCCTGGCGTGCTGCTGCAGACCGCGCCGCCCAGGAAGCAGGCGGGCGAAGGTCCCGGCAAGTACACGCTGATCGATCTGGACCTGTCGCGCTACGACGTGCTGGCCCGCCGCTTCAGCCAGGCGCGCGAGGACGCGCTGCAATTCCTCAAGAGCGGCATTGCCACGCGCAACAAGGCGTTCAATACGCTGATCGAAGAGATAGAACGGGTGGCGGTGCGCTCGCAGGCGCCCATCCTGCTGACCGGCCCCACCGGCGCGGGCAAGTCGCACCTGGCGCGCCGCATGTACGAATTGAAGAAGTCCCGTCACCAGGTCCAGGGCGAATTCGTCGAGGTCAATTGCGCCACGCTGCGCGGCGACGGCGCCGCCTCGACGCTGTTCGGCCACAAGAAAGGCGCTTTCACCGGCGCGGCCGCGGACCGGGCTGGCCTGCTGCGCACGGCCCACCAGGGCGTGCTGTTCCTGGACGAAATCGGCGAACTCGGCCTGGACGAGCAGGCCATGCTGCTCAAGGCCGTGGAAGAAAAGCGCTTCCTGCCCATGGGCAGCGACCGCGAGACCAGCAGCGACTTCCAGCTGATCGCCGGCACCCACCGCGACCTGCGCGTGGACGTGGCGCAGGGGCGCTTCCGCGAAGACCTGTATGCGCGCATCAACCTGTGGTCCTATGACCTGCCCGGGCTGGCGCAGCGGCCCGAGGACATCGAGCCCAACGTCGACCACCTGCTCATGCGGTCCGCCGAGGAAACCGGCGCCGTGGTCCGGTTCAACGCCGAAGCGCGCACGCGCTACCTGAAGTTCGCCAGATCGTCCGAGGCCAAATGGATCGGCAACTTCCGCGACCTGTCGGCCAGTATCACGCGGCTGGCGACGCTGGCGGACGGCGGCCGGATCCCGCTGGAACTGGTGGAAGCCGAGATCCAGCGTCTGAACTGGCTATGGCAGCGCGGCGCGCCCGCGGACCGCGACGGCGACAGGACGCGCCTGGACGCGCTGCTGCCCGCCGACGCTGTCGATGGCCTCGACCTGTTCGATCGCCTGCAGCTCCAAGCCGTCATCGGCGTGTGCCGGCAATCAGACTCGCTGTCCGAGGCGGGACGCAAGCTGTACAACCGCTCGCGCGCGCAACGCACCGTGGTCAACGATGCTGACCGCCTGCGCAAATATCTGCTGAAATTCGGCTTGAACTGGGAAAGCGTTTCGGGCCGGGAAGGCTGA